From a single Flavobacterium sp. genomic region:
- a CDS encoding helix-turn-helix transcriptional regulator has protein sequence MANNKNQNEQWMLLVLLLKEIAEEKGITQGQIAEQTGMIQSAVSRFFSLKFKPTIDTFLQVSKAIKVNFFFEDQESKTDLNKCFEKAMEQLGRRVDKLAKN, from the coding sequence ATGGCAAATAATAAAAATCAAAACGAGCAATGGATGTTGCTCGTTTTACTTCTTAAAGAAATCGCTGAAGAAAAAGGAATTACGCAAGGACAAATTGCGGAACAAACTGGAATGATACAATCCGCAGTTAGTCGTTTCTTTTCCTTAAAATTCAAACCAACTATTGATACTTTTTTGCAAGTTTCAAAAGCAATAAAAGTAAATTTCTTTTTTGAAGATCAAGAATCAAAAACAGATTTAAACAAATGCTTCGAAAAAGCAATGGAGCAACTCGGTAGAAGAGTTGACAAACTTGCAAAAAATTAA
- a CDS encoding DUF6549 family protein has protein sequence MEAPQINLHRINWQRIFLIGIIIALLCLNYVQCENQNIATSTIEAQNSEISTYKLKNGQLVTSQKVATLTEKELKEQIASKDKELKEIINKFSDVKYVTKYVTKTKFDTITLAYKDSIPCNFQKTDAIFTDWYSLAYKSNQHGVEVYDMVIPDSVTIVTGYKRKWFLGSKTLVVDIKHDNPFVNPEYIQQIEVKEKKKWYQTDLLKVGIGIIGGIIITR, from the coding sequence ATGGAAGCACCACAAATCAATCTTCACAGAATCAATTGGCAGCGCATATTCCTAATTGGAATTATCATTGCTTTATTGTGTTTGAATTACGTTCAATGCGAAAATCAAAACATTGCAACTTCAACTATCGAAGCGCAAAATTCCGAAATATCAACTTATAAGTTGAAAAACGGTCAATTAGTGACAAGTCAAAAAGTGGCCACTCTTACCGAAAAGGAATTGAAAGAACAAATCGCTTCAAAGGATAAGGAACTGAAAGAAATTATAAATAAGTTTTCGGATGTAAAATACGTTACAAAATACGTTACAAAAACTAAATTTGATACCATTACATTAGCTTATAAAGATTCTATTCCTTGTAATTTTCAGAAAACAGATGCTATATTCACGGATTGGTATTCTTTAGCCTACAAAAGCAATCAGCATGGAGTTGAGGTTTATGATATGGTAATTCCTGATAGTGTCACCATTGTAACTGGATATAAGCGTAAATGGTTCTTAGGTTCTAAAACATTGGTAGTAGATATCAAACACGATAACCCTTTTGTTAACCCAGAATATATACAACAGATTGAAGTCAAAGAAAAAAAGAAATGGTATCAAACCGACTTATTAAAAGTTGGAATTGGAATCATAGGTGGTATAATTATCACTCGATAA
- a CDS encoding glycoside hydrolase family 108 protein yields MAVFEKAPFKKSNYEGSKIEKLAPIVAKWEGGYVNDPIDKGGATNMGVTVGAWKLLGYDKNGDGIINNADMKLLSKDDFKFVLRKYWDKWQADQIKNQSIANILVDWYWGSGKWGIVIPQRLLGFSKEDCDGIVGEQTLKRLNAEIDKDAEALFDKIFAARVKFLDDIVKNNPSQKRFIKGWKNRLNDFKFQF; encoded by the coding sequence ATGGCAGTATTTGAAAAAGCGCCTTTCAAAAAATCAAATTACGAAGGCAGTAAAATTGAGAAACTTGCGCCAATTGTTGCAAAATGGGAAGGCGGTTATGTGAACGACCCAATTGATAAAGGTGGAGCAACAAATATGGGTGTTACCGTTGGAGCATGGAAGTTATTAGGCTACGACAAAAACGGTGATGGCATCATCAACAATGCTGATATGAAGTTGTTATCTAAAGATGATTTCAAGTTTGTACTTCGTAAGTATTGGGATAAATGGCAAGCCGACCAAATCAAAAATCAATCAATTGCTAATATTTTGGTGGATTGGTATTGGGGAAGTGGTAAATGGGGAATTGTTATTCCTCAAAGACTTTTGGGTTTTTCTAAAGAAGATTGCGACGGAATTGTTGGAGAACAAACTTTGAAAAGATTAAATGCAGAAATCGACAAAGATGCAGAAGCATTATTCGATAAGATTTTTGCTGCTCGTGTGAAGTTCCTTGATGATATTGTTAAAAATAACCCAAGTCAAAAGCGATTTATCAAAGGTTGGAAAAACAGATTGAACGACTTTAAATTTCAATTTTAG
- a CDS encoding phage tail tape measure protein, with translation MSGGTITRKDLITDEGLEFGKEYAKNIRLAIEANDDLVDSAKALAQIANSYQKANNSQAFITAKNEEKLALQKVENAIKAEELALKSAEKIKQEALRTRKLELDAINKEETAKKRSTKLTIEERVQNEINNRVLKQAALEKLGLVSAYDKLNRSRTEAKNKLRDLIATETASTESIKKAQAEFDKLDAKVKRADKAVGDFTKNVGNYPNLNSFTSGLRDLVGAFGLVGVITAFASVVKGSITTIREFEQSVADLRAITGASGEDLYFLKSNAIEMGKGVKGGAKAVVESYKLIASAKPELLENVKSLNQVTKAVITLSQASGMELPEAATALTDAMNQFGAPAEEAAFFIDALANGAKYGSAEIPQITEALLKFGAVAKSSNVSIGESTALIELLAEKGLKGAEAGTALRNVLLKLSAPDALPKDAQKVIQGLGIDFEFLKDKTVTVQQKFEALKPLLQDDAYLVKVFGIENVTAAKNVLGHTDRLAELTSKMDEFGTANEQAALRTQTLEGDIVKLGSSWDSFILSLNKGDSVISRSLSNLIGLLNKAIEGYAFLLESDKQQAARLQDKTYNDNLQNSTKAIFENYNQIEKEIKGINDLILKQQTLLRSNPNNKNVKDELQNLNAQKEALKELLDVEKESISLDAVSALPDLEKRVESINSEIKALESKNISLQKVVDSETYATSKYAVASNELKKNEEKINKLTITLGFAKSDIDAYRSAYEKLNPAINENTGEIDKNTELLKKNQEAKKEAEKRRKEELARLKKIDDDAFALSKFRMEQEIEISNEIADNETESIETRISAYLNAQQIEVSLAQETASHKLRAISQYSDEVRDLTNAEIQTLINGGQIKKQLSKDEVLVLEQLKAQKEDLDKKDLANRQKIIDSIVAIEQKKTDKVLQNQDTELNKRLEAENKLYAKNLELLKGNQAEIEALTLKHEEEVFNIKKEYSKKALTEQINNLQKTLDAEAKKPEAERISADKIADIQNKISKYRVQLSEEDLKNTQLVANKRVELEKEAANLIKELQSELTSTMKDLVFALFDAKIQSIDAEIQANDEYYAQQLEMAEGDATQKALIEQERDKKRKALEKERRKEEFKAALAQRILATAQIGIDLAKTLTAINLAAAQLDAITFGTGGSPYRAIQIPLAIGLSAAQTALVLASPLPKYEEGTKGKPHKGGKALVGEVRPEVILEPGKNPYVVSKPTILDLKRGTEVIPSIDEYQQIKRASILASLDMEANKGKNYQGNESFNARYDAELLEELRRNTEATKKNKSNVTIQNNIDLGHEIWKLSNIKWGA, from the coding sequence ATGTCTGGAGGAACAATAACACGTAAGGACCTAATCACCGATGAAGGTCTTGAATTCGGAAAAGAATATGCTAAAAATATTCGTTTGGCTATTGAAGCCAATGATGATTTAGTAGATTCCGCAAAAGCATTGGCACAAATCGCGAACTCATACCAAAAAGCTAATAATTCTCAAGCCTTTATTACGGCAAAAAATGAAGAGAAATTGGCTTTGCAAAAAGTTGAAAACGCAATTAAAGCAGAAGAACTTGCTTTGAAAAGTGCGGAAAAAATTAAGCAAGAAGCATTGAGAACTAGAAAATTAGAACTTGACGCTATCAATAAAGAAGAAACCGCTAAAAAGCGAAGCACTAAACTAACCATTGAGGAACGCGTTCAGAATGAAATTAACAACCGAGTATTAAAACAAGCTGCACTTGAAAAGTTAGGTTTGGTTTCGGCTTATGATAAATTGAATCGTTCCAGAACAGAAGCTAAAAATAAACTTCGTGATCTGATTGCTACGGAAACAGCGTCTACCGAATCTATTAAAAAAGCACAAGCGGAATTCGATAAGCTAGACGCTAAAGTAAAACGAGCTGACAAGGCAGTTGGAGACTTCACTAAAAACGTTGGTAATTATCCAAATCTTAACTCTTTCACTTCTGGATTGAGAGATTTAGTAGGTGCGTTTGGTTTAGTAGGTGTAATTACGGCATTTGCTTCAGTTGTAAAAGGCAGTATAACTACTATTCGAGAATTTGAACAATCGGTTGCAGATTTAAGAGCAATAACCGGTGCAAGTGGAGAAGATTTATATTTCTTAAAAAGCAATGCTATTGAAATGGGTAAGGGAGTTAAAGGCGGTGCTAAAGCAGTTGTTGAATCGTACAAACTTATTGCATCGGCAAAACCTGAATTACTTGAAAATGTAAAATCATTAAATCAAGTTACAAAAGCTGTTATTACGCTTTCCCAAGCATCTGGAATGGAATTACCAGAAGCAGCAACAGCCTTGACAGATGCCATGAACCAATTCGGAGCACCAGCAGAAGAAGCAGCTTTCTTTATTGATGCGTTGGCTAATGGTGCAAAATATGGTTCTGCTGAAATTCCACAGATTACAGAAGCATTATTAAAATTTGGTGCGGTTGCAAAATCATCAAATGTAAGTATTGGAGAGTCTACAGCTTTGATTGAATTATTGGCAGAAAAAGGATTAAAAGGCGCAGAAGCAGGAACGGCTTTAAGAAATGTTCTTTTGAAATTGTCAGCTCCTGATGCTTTACCGAAAGACGCCCAAAAAGTCATTCAAGGATTGGGTATTGATTTTGAATTTTTAAAGGACAAAACGGTAACTGTTCAACAAAAATTTGAGGCTTTAAAACCATTATTACAAGATGACGCTTATTTGGTTAAGGTTTTTGGTATTGAAAATGTTACTGCTGCTAAAAATGTTTTAGGGCACACCGATCGATTAGCTGAATTGACATCTAAAATGGATGAATTTGGAACAGCAAACGAACAGGCTGCGTTAAGAACTCAAACTTTAGAAGGAGACATTGTTAAGCTAGGTTCTTCATGGGATAGTTTTATATTGTCATTAAATAAAGGCGATAGTGTAATTTCTCGTTCATTATCTAATTTGATTGGTTTGTTAAACAAAGCAATTGAGGGTTATGCTTTCTTATTGGAATCAGATAAGCAACAAGCAGCAAGGTTACAAGACAAAACCTATAATGATAATTTACAAAATTCAACTAAAGCAATTTTTGAGAATTATAATCAGATTGAAAAAGAGATAAAAGGGATTAATGATTTGATTTTAAAACAACAAACTTTACTTAGAAGCAATCCTAATAATAAAAACGTAAAAGATGAATTACAAAATTTAAACGCTCAAAAAGAGGCTTTAAAAGAGTTATTAGATGTTGAAAAAGAATCTATTTCATTAGATGCTGTTTCTGCTTTGCCTGATTTAGAAAAAAGAGTTGAATCAATAAATTCAGAAATAAAAGCTTTAGAAAGTAAAAACATTTCTTTACAAAAAGTAGTTGATTCAGAAACATACGCAACATCAAAATACGCTGTAGCATCAAATGAGTTAAAGAAAAATGAAGAAAAAATAAATAAACTAACAATTACTTTGGGTTTTGCTAAAAGTGATATTGATGCCTATAGATCTGCTTATGAAAAATTGAATCCAGCCATAAATGAAAATACAGGAGAAATAGATAAAAACACTGAGTTATTAAAGAAAAATCAAGAAGCAAAAAAAGAAGCTGAAAAAAGAAGAAAAGAGGAACTTGCTAGATTAAAAAAAATTGATGACGACGCTTTTGCTTTATCTAAATTTAGAATGGAACAAGAGATTGAAATAAGCAATGAAATTGCCGATAATGAAACAGAATCTATAGAAACTAGAATTAGCGCTTATTTGAATGCACAACAAATTGAGGTTTCATTAGCTCAAGAAACCGCTTCACATAAATTGAGAGCCATTTCCCAATATAGTGATGAGGTTCGAGATTTAACGAATGCGGAAATTCAGACCCTTATTAATGGTGGCCAAATTAAAAAGCAATTATCAAAAGATGAGGTTTTAGTTCTGGAGCAGTTGAAAGCTCAAAAAGAAGACCTTGATAAAAAAGATTTGGCTAATCGTCAAAAAATCATCGATTCAATTGTAGCTATTGAGCAGAAAAAAACGGATAAGGTTTTACAAAATCAAGATACTGAATTAAACAAAAGGCTTGAAGCAGAAAATAAACTATATGCTAAAAATCTTGAATTATTAAAAGGTAATCAAGCCGAAATTGAAGCCTTGACATTAAAACACGAAGAAGAAGTTTTCAATATCAAAAAAGAGTATTCCAAAAAAGCTTTAACTGAACAAATTAATAACTTACAAAAGACTTTAGATGCAGAAGCCAAAAAGCCAGAAGCAGAAAGAATATCTGCCGATAAAATTGCCGATATTCAAAATAAAATTTCAAAGTATCGTGTTCAGTTATCAGAAGAAGATTTAAAAAACACTCAATTAGTTGCTAACAAAAGAGTAGAGCTTGAAAAAGAGGCTGCGAATTTAATTAAAGAACTTCAAAGTGAATTAACCTCTACTATGAAGGATTTGGTGTTTGCTTTATTTGATGCTAAAATACAAAGCATTGATGCTGAAATTCAAGCCAATGACGAATATTACGCACAGCAGTTAGAAATGGCTGAAGGTGATGCTACTCAAAAGGCATTAATCGAGCAAGAACGCGATAAAAAACGCAAAGCTTTAGAAAAAGAAAGACGTAAGGAAGAATTTAAAGCTGCACTTGCTCAACGTATTTTGGCAACTGCTCAAATTGGTATTGATTTAGCAAAAACATTGACCGCTATCAATTTAGCTGCTGCTCAATTAGATGCTATCACTTTCGGAACAGGTGGAAGTCCTTACCGAGCAATTCAAATTCCTTTAGCAATAGGCTTATCGGCTGCTCAAACTGCTTTAGTATTAGCCTCTCCACTTCCAAAATATGAAGAAGGAACAAAAGGAAAACCACATAAAGGAGGTAAAGCTTTAGTGGGTGAGGTTCGTCCAGAGGTAATATTAGAGCCTGGCAAAAATCCTTATGTAGTTAGTAAGCCAACGATTTTAGATTTAAAGCGAGGAACAGAAGTAATTCCTTCTATTGATGAATATCAACAAATCAAGCGAGCTTCTATTTTAGCTAGTTTGGATATGGAAGCAAACAAAGGAAAAAACTACCAAGGAAATGAATCTTTCAACGCTCGATATGATGCTGAATTACTTGAAGAGCTAAGAAGAAACACCGAAGCTACAAAGAAAAACAAATCAAATGTTACAATACAAAACAACATTGATTTAGGGCATGAGATTTGGAAATTGTCTAACATAAAATGGGGAGCATAA
- a CDS encoding aminotransferase class IV: MVNCNGIIQENTSIGIESNRGFLYGDAIFETIKVLDNKVLFLEDHYFRLMASMRICRMEIPMNFTMEYFEEQILSLVQSLSTSNAYRVRFSVYRESEGFYLPKSRQVQFIITASNLNSDLYSFQKERYEVELYKDFYVPKQLLSALKTNNKMLQITGSIFANENGYENCLVLNDEKNVIEALQSNLFMKTGNTIVTPPVSDGCLNGIMRKQVLEILKKMEGIEVKEISISPFDLQKADELFLTNVISGIQPITKYRKKEYASEFAKEMLIRLNAKIRLS; the protein is encoded by the coding sequence ATGGTAAATTGTAACGGAATTATTCAGGAAAACACTTCCATAGGTATTGAATCAAATAGAGGTTTCTTGTATGGAGATGCTATTTTTGAAACAATTAAAGTATTAGACAATAAGGTGTTGTTTCTTGAAGATCATTACTTTAGATTGATGGCATCTATGCGTATTTGTCGCATGGAAATTCCGATGAATTTTACCATGGAATATTTTGAAGAACAAATTTTAAGCTTAGTACAATCGCTTTCTACATCAAATGCATACCGAGTTCGTTTTTCAGTTTATCGAGAAAGTGAAGGTTTTTATTTGCCAAAATCAAGACAGGTACAGTTTATTATTACTGCTTCAAATCTTAATTCCGATTTATATTCTTTCCAAAAAGAGCGATATGAAGTAGAGTTGTATAAAGATTTTTATGTTCCAAAACAATTGCTTTCTGCCTTAAAAACAAACAATAAAATGCTTCAAATTACAGGAAGTATTTTTGCAAATGAAAATGGTTATGAAAATTGCCTTGTTTTAAATGATGAAAAGAATGTGATTGAAGCGCTTCAAAGTAATTTGTTTATGAAAACGGGAAATACGATTGTAACACCGCCTGTTTCAGATGGTTGTTTGAATGGTATTATGCGTAAGCAAGTACTTGAAATTTTGAAAAAAATGGAAGGAATTGAAGTAAAAGAAATTTCCATTTCCCCTTTTGATTTGCAAAAAGCAGACGAGTTATTTTTGACAAATGTAATTTCTGGCATCCAACCAATTACTAAATACAGAAAGAAAGAATATGCCTCAGAGTTTGCAAAAGAGATGTTAATACGATTGAATGCTAAAATACGTCTTAGTTAA
- a CDS encoding START-like domain-containing protein produces the protein MSVKVKYELEFPIQSSPQLLYQYISTPSGLSEWFADNVNSRGEFFTFIWDDSEEKAKLASKKSGERIKFKWLNDDDTETDYFFELKIMEDEITKDVSIVITDFAYEDEIDESKLLWENQISDLKHVLGSF, from the coding sequence ATGAGTGTTAAAGTAAAATATGAATTAGAGTTTCCAATTCAATCTTCTCCACAGTTATTATATCAGTATATTTCTACGCCATCAGGATTATCGGAGTGGTTCGCCGATAACGTTAATTCAAGGGGTGAGTTTTTTACTTTTATTTGGGATGATTCGGAAGAAAAAGCAAAATTAGCGTCAAAAAAATCAGGTGAACGAATTAAGTTCAAATGGTTGAATGATGATGATACCGAAACCGATTATTTTTTTGAATTAAAGATAATGGAAGACGAAATAACAAAAGATGTTTCAATAGTAATTACTGACTTTGCTTATGAAGATGAAATAGATGAATCGAAATTACTGTGGGAAAATCAAATTTCAGATTTAAAACATGTATTAGGTTCTTTTTAA